One window from the genome of Bradyrhizobium xenonodulans encodes:
- a CDS encoding TadE/TadG family type IV pilus assembly protein, whose amino-acid sequence MAGPDATTKTRRRNRRAAFARDDRGATAVEFALVAAPFLALIIALMQTFLVFFAQQMLESVVRQSARLVMTGQVQSAQMTQAVFKQKVCDQIVILFNCSGLMVDMQVATSWSSANTATPALTFDGSGNVTNSWQYDPGDPGDIVVLRVMYVWPVVLGPLGFNLSNLTNGSRLIMSSAAFQNEP is encoded by the coding sequence ATGGCCGGTCCGGATGCAACAACAAAGACACGACGCCGCAATCGCCGCGCTGCCTTCGCGCGGGACGACAGGGGCGCCACGGCGGTCGAATTCGCGCTCGTCGCGGCGCCGTTCCTCGCCCTCATCATCGCGCTCATGCAGACGTTTCTGGTCTTCTTTGCCCAGCAGATGCTCGAATCCGTGGTGCGCCAGTCGGCGCGCCTCGTCATGACCGGGCAGGTCCAGTCGGCGCAAATGACGCAGGCGGTCTTCAAGCAGAAGGTCTGCGATCAGATCGTGATCCTGTTCAATTGCAGCGGCCTGATGGTCGACATGCAGGTCGCGACGTCATGGTCTTCGGCGAACACGGCCACACCCGCCCTGACCTTCGACGGCTCGGGCAACGTGACCAATAGCTGGCAGTACGATCCGGGCGATCCCGGCGATATCGTCGTTCTCCGCGTCATGTATGTATGGCCAGTCGTTCTCGGGCCGCTCGGTTTCAATCTCTCAAACCTCACCAATGGCAGCCGGCTGATCATGTCGTCTGCCGCGTTCCAGAACGAGCCATGA
- a CDS encoding TadE/TadG family type IV pilus assembly protein: MISALTSRARHLLTDVRAVAATEFAIVTPFMLVLYVGGVELGNGLAMNVKVSATAHSVADMVSQNTAVTSTQMDGILAAATAIMAPYPLKNGSTPLMTITVSEVSTDSSGNATVQWSKSTSSTGARTKGQAMTLSSFTAPGGTSNANISLILSEVSYDYAPNLGFTIAGTVKLSDSYYLFPRCSTNGPSTLTPPYYDVKYPATATCTCVQHLQQKIC, translated from the coding sequence ATGATCTCTGCCCTGACGTCCCGCGCCCGGCACTTGTTGACCGATGTCCGCGCCGTTGCAGCGACGGAGTTCGCCATTGTGACGCCGTTCATGCTGGTGCTCTATGTCGGCGGCGTCGAGCTCGGCAACGGGCTCGCGATGAACGTCAAGGTCAGCGCGACCGCGCACAGTGTTGCCGACATGGTCTCGCAGAACACGGCCGTGACATCGACCCAGATGGACGGCATTCTCGCGGCGGCGACGGCCATCATGGCTCCGTATCCCCTCAAGAACGGCAGCACCCCCTTGATGACGATCACGGTCTCGGAAGTCTCGACCGACTCCTCGGGCAACGCGACGGTTCAATGGAGCAAGTCGACGAGCTCGACAGGGGCGAGGACCAAAGGTCAGGCGATGACCTTGTCGTCCTTTACCGCGCCGGGTGGCACCAGCAATGCCAACATCTCGCTCATCCTGAGCGAGGTGTCCTACGACTACGCGCCCAACCTCGGCTTCACGATTGCTGGCACGGTGAAGCTGTCCGACAGCTACTATTTGTTCCCGCGCTGCTCGACCAATGGTCCGAGCACATTGACCCCTCCCTATTACGACGTGAAATATCCGGCGACGGCGACCTGTACCTGCGTGCAGCATTTGCAGCAGAAGATCTGTTAG
- a CDS encoding type II and III secretion system protein family protein, which translates to MLVLAAVSCRPSAAEAADHGPPRRGDATRQTEARFVSLGVGKSFVIDLPRDVKDVLVADPKIANVVLRSAQRAYVIGAAVGQTNVVFFDTAGQSIVAYDIAVKRDLNGVRAALKQALPAANVQIDGVGDGVILTGTVATPVEAQQANDIAARLAGAADKVVNLITVRGRDQVMLKVTVAELSREIVKQLGVDLSTSLSSGTSVVSLTNANPFTAYGKNLVDGNNVSLSAGGTTATLRAMEKAGVIRTLAEPTLTAISGEAATFVSGGEFPVPAGYSCDPTTHVCTTQISFKKFGMSLSFTPVVLAEGRISLHLMTEVSDLSNENSITLSQAVSDTTTNSLTVPSIKTRRAESTLEIPSGGSMAIAGLIQDQTKRAVNGLPGLMQVPLLGALFRSQDFVNNQTELVVLVTPYLVRAVSPRELSRPDDGFVSASDPQANLIGNINRIYGRTGTTRAPRGDVGFITD; encoded by the coding sequence CTGCTGGTTCTGGCGGCGGTTTCCTGTCGGCCGTCGGCGGCGGAAGCCGCCGACCACGGTCCCCCGAGACGAGGAGATGCGACCAGACAAACCGAGGCGAGGTTCGTGTCCCTCGGCGTGGGCAAATCGTTCGTGATCGATCTTCCGCGCGACGTGAAGGATGTGCTGGTCGCTGACCCCAAGATCGCCAATGTCGTGCTGCGATCGGCGCAGCGCGCCTACGTCATCGGCGCGGCCGTCGGGCAAACCAACGTGGTGTTCTTCGATACAGCGGGGCAATCGATCGTTGCCTATGACATCGCCGTCAAGCGTGACCTGAACGGTGTTCGTGCCGCGCTGAAGCAGGCGCTTCCCGCTGCCAATGTCCAGATCGACGGCGTCGGCGATGGCGTCATCCTGACCGGCACCGTCGCGACACCCGTCGAAGCGCAGCAGGCCAACGATATTGCTGCACGGCTCGCGGGAGCGGCCGACAAGGTCGTCAATCTGATCACGGTTCGGGGACGTGACCAGGTGATGTTGAAGGTGACGGTCGCCGAGCTTTCGCGCGAGATCGTGAAGCAGCTTGGGGTCGATCTCAGCACGAGCCTCAGCTCGGGCACGTCGGTCGTGAGCCTGACGAACGCGAATCCCTTTACCGCCTACGGCAAGAACCTCGTCGACGGCAACAACGTGTCTCTGTCGGCCGGCGGCACGACGGCCACGCTGCGGGCGATGGAGAAAGCGGGCGTCATCCGTACCTTGGCGGAGCCCACGCTGACGGCGATATCGGGCGAGGCCGCCACGTTTGTCTCCGGCGGGGAGTTTCCCGTTCCCGCAGGATATTCCTGCGACCCGACGACACATGTCTGCACGACGCAGATCAGCTTCAAGAAATTCGGAATGTCGCTGAGCTTCACGCCGGTCGTGCTTGCGGAAGGCCGCATCAGCCTGCACTTGATGACCGAAGTGTCGGATCTCTCGAACGAGAATTCGATAACCCTGTCGCAGGCGGTGAGCGACACGACGACCAATTCCCTGACCGTTCCGTCGATCAAGACGCGGCGGGCGGAAAGCACGCTCGAGATCCCTTCCGGCGGGTCCATGGCGATCGCCGGCTTGATTCAGGACCAGACCAAGCGAGCCGTGAATGGCTTGCCCGGGCTCATGCAGGTGCCGTTGCTGGGCGCGCTCTTTCGCAGCCAGGATTTCGTCAACAACCAGACCGAGCTCGTCGTTCTCGTGACGCCTTATCTCGTTCGCGCCGTGAGCCCGAGAGAGCTGTCGCGGCCGGATGACGGATTTGTCAGCGCGAGCGACCCGCAAGCCAATCTCATTGGCAACATCAATCGCATCTACGGCCGAACGGGGACGACACGAGCCCCTCGCGGTGACGTTGGCTTCATCACGGATTGA